The proteins below are encoded in one region of Aquisphaera giovannonii:
- a CDS encoding c-type cytochrome domain-containing protein, translating to MSTSRRPTAWFGPLLAALLMPSAERPASAQSPKNTAAQPPAEAASFRDDVAPILVANCVGCHSENRPGKARGKLDLTTFAKLMEGTPAEKVIAPGKPDESHLVLRVKGEEEPRMPQGGNNAGLADSAIARMERWIKAGAKLDAGLDPKAPIAGYAATPDQLRRNELARMSPEERDSQAEAAGRSRWKQANPGVTPELVAGDRVLLLSALPKDRAASAVKLLDGQHAQLRRVLGPGVGDSPEKVGLYVFNGRKDFVEFVRSVEGREIDADVVSTGNLRVPHPYLAAVDPLGGRKEEPVAARRPRPRGRRADDRDGSSPDRTLGGILTEALGRAAVASRGKSPQWLADGVGAFLGSQVEPRSPYYRKLRATALSRFRKGWTTPVNEVLGEGDQATADDIRGVGFALVEAMLRTPAMRGSFPAFAEAMAKGKDKLGDALKDVYQLSREEFMTLTGEWVGERYGDIQ from the coding sequence ATGTCAACGTCGCGACGCCCCACTGCGTGGTTCGGGCCGCTTCTGGCCGCGCTACTCATGCCCTCGGCCGAGCGGCCGGCGAGCGCCCAGTCGCCGAAGAATACGGCCGCGCAGCCCCCCGCGGAGGCGGCCAGCTTCCGGGACGACGTCGCGCCGATCCTCGTCGCCAACTGCGTCGGCTGCCACAGCGAGAACCGCCCCGGCAAGGCCCGGGGCAAGCTCGACCTGACGACGTTCGCGAAGCTGATGGAGGGGACGCCCGCGGAGAAGGTCATCGCCCCGGGCAAGCCCGACGAGTCGCACCTGGTGCTCCGCGTGAAGGGGGAGGAGGAGCCGAGGATGCCCCAGGGCGGCAACAACGCGGGGCTCGCGGACTCGGCCATCGCCCGGATGGAGCGCTGGATCAAGGCGGGGGCGAAGCTCGACGCCGGGCTGGACCCGAAGGCCCCAATCGCGGGCTACGCGGCCACCCCGGACCAGCTCCGCCGCAACGAGCTGGCCCGCATGAGCCCGGAGGAACGCGACAGCCAGGCGGAGGCCGCCGGCCGTTCGCGGTGGAAGCAGGCCAATCCCGGGGTCACGCCCGAGCTCGTCGCCGGCGATCGCGTGCTGCTCCTGAGCGCGCTGCCGAAGGATCGGGCGGCCTCCGCGGTCAAGCTCCTGGACGGCCAGCACGCCCAGCTGCGCCGCGTGCTCGGGCCGGGGGTCGGGGACTCGCCCGAGAAGGTCGGCCTGTACGTCTTCAACGGCCGCAAGGACTTCGTGGAATTCGTCCGGTCGGTCGAGGGCCGGGAGATCGATGCGGACGTGGTGTCCACGGGCAACCTCAGGGTGCCGCATCCGTACCTCGCGGCCGTCGATCCCCTGGGGGGCCGCAAGGAGGAGCCTGTCGCGGCGAGGCGCCCACGGCCCCGCGGCCGGAGGGCCGACGACCGCGATGGCTCGTCGCCCGACCGGACCCTCGGCGGCATCCTGACCGAGGCCCTCGGCCGCGCCGCGGTCGCCTCGCGGGGCAAGTCGCCGCAGTGGCTGGCCGACGGCGTCGGCGCCTTCCTCGGCTCCCAGGTCGAGCCCCGGAGCCCCTACTACCGGAAGCTCCGCGCGACCGCCCTGTCGCGGTTCCGCAAGGGATGGACGACGCCCGTGAACGAGGTGCTGGGCGAGGGGGATCAGGCGACCGCCGACGACATCCGCGGCGTGGGCTTCGCCCTCGTGGAGGCCATGCTCCGCACGCCGGCCATGAGGGGCTCGTTCCCGGCGTTCGCCGAGGCGATGGCGAAGGGGAAGGACAAGCTCGGGGACGCGCTCAAGGACGTCTACCAGTTGTCCCGCGAGGAGTTCATGACCCTCACGGGGGAGTGGGTCGGCGAGCGGTACGGGGACATCCAGTGA
- a CDS encoding cupin domain-containing protein gives MPAPDAGAGYFVPSGSGSRHEIAPGVEIRTTATSGMMLSVVHFEAGSQLPDHSHPHQQMGVLVSGRLEFVIGGLTRILGPGDVWRIPGGVPHRARAIEGPAEAIDVFHPIREDYL, from the coding sequence GTGCCCGCGCCTGATGCCGGCGCAGGCTACTTCGTCCCGTCCGGCTCGGGCTCGCGGCATGAGATCGCCCCGGGCGTCGAGATCCGCACGACGGCCACCTCCGGCATGATGCTCTCGGTCGTCCACTTCGAGGCGGGCTCCCAGCTCCCCGATCACTCGCACCCGCACCAGCAGATGGGGGTGCTCGTCTCCGGCCGGCTCGAGTTCGTCATCGGCGGCCTCACCCGTATCCTCGGCCCCGGCGACGTCTGGCGCATCCCCGGCGGCGTGCCGCATCGCGCCCGGGCGATCGAAGGGCCGGCCGAGGCGATCGACGTCTTCCACCCGATCCGCGAAGATTACCTCTGA
- a CDS encoding SMP-30/gluconolactonase/LRE family protein, giving the protein MAKILRDAGLSELIGEASLERLAGGFVFTEGPLWRPDGATLFQDMKGQRTWLIGPDGTPAMIREQTRGANGQTFAKGGSVVFCEQDGRRVSRMNPDGSGVETVAETWSGQRLNSPNDIVARSDGLLYFSDPPYGVQPAERSLHFQGVYILDLDAEGPARTRLVADDFEKPNGLAFSPDEGTLYVCDTARYHIRAFDVQADGTFRPGSGRVVARMDPDEPGGPDGMKVDREGRLYVAVAQGVWVFEPSGKLLGILATPKRPANLAWCGGDGRELFLCIGEEVYRTRLEVAGILPPFTPAP; this is encoded by the coding sequence ATGGCGAAGATCCTGAGGGACGCGGGGTTGTCGGAGCTGATCGGCGAGGCGTCGCTGGAACGCCTGGCCGGCGGGTTCGTCTTCACGGAAGGGCCGCTCTGGCGCCCGGACGGGGCCACGCTCTTCCAGGACATGAAGGGCCAGCGCACCTGGCTGATCGGCCCGGACGGGACGCCGGCGATGATCCGCGAGCAGACCCGCGGGGCGAACGGCCAGACCTTCGCGAAGGGCGGCTCGGTCGTCTTCTGCGAGCAGGATGGCCGGCGGGTGTCGCGGATGAATCCGGACGGCAGCGGCGTCGAGACCGTCGCGGAGACGTGGTCGGGGCAGCGGCTGAACAGCCCCAACGACATCGTCGCGAGGTCGGACGGCCTGCTGTATTTCTCGGACCCGCCCTACGGCGTGCAGCCGGCCGAGCGGTCGCTCCACTTCCAGGGGGTCTACATCCTGGACCTCGACGCCGAGGGCCCGGCGCGGACGCGCCTGGTGGCGGACGACTTCGAGAAGCCGAACGGCCTGGCCTTCTCGCCCGACGAGGGCACGCTGTACGTCTGCGACACGGCCCGGTATCACATCCGGGCCTTCGACGTGCAGGCCGACGGGACGTTCCGCCCCGGATCGGGCCGGGTCGTCGCGCGGATGGACCCCGACGAGCCGGGCGGCCCGGACGGCATGAAGGTCGATCGCGAGGGCCGGCTGTATGTCGCGGTCGCCCAGGGGGTCTGGGTCTTCGAGCCGTCCGGGAAGCTCCTGGGCATCCTCGCCACGCCCAAGCGTCCGGCCAACCTGGCCTGGTGCGGGGGGGACGGCCGCGAGCTCTTCCTGTGCATCGGCGAGGAGGTCTACCGCACCCGCCTGGAGGTCGCCGGCATCCTCCCCCCATTTACGCCCGCACCCTGA
- the infA gene encoding translation initiation factor IF-1 has translation MAREEPIRTEGRIVEALPNTQFMVELENGHRILAHIAGKMRKNFIRIVPGDRVTVEITPYDLTKGRIVYRER, from the coding sequence GTGGCCAGAGAAGAACCGATCCGGACCGAAGGGCGCATCGTCGAGGCCCTGCCGAACACCCAGTTCATGGTCGAGCTGGAGAACGGCCATCGCATCCTCGCCCACATCGCGGGCAAGATGCGCAAGAATTTCATCCGAATCGTCCCCGGCGACCGGGTGACGGTCGAGATCACGCCGTACGACCTGACCAAGGGCCGCATCGTCTACCGCGAGCGTTGA